One Candidatus Lernaella stagnicola DNA window includes the following coding sequences:
- a CDS encoding tetratricopeptide repeat protein — translation MRNRVLFAVVIVLVSAAVYVPSLSGEFVWDDRALITGDEQIQSLSNLPAAFARDFFAAGADDFKYGYYRPVITVSYMFDWALWGENPLGYRLTNLFWHLLATLLLFLLILRLLPTSIWPAAAGAVLFGLHPIHTESVAWISGRTDVVCTALALGSLLCWAIYLNRNEAWVRFDQKPKKKKEKPPQHRQGLGWAAAAAALFLASLLAKEMGVLVLPAAWGMAYLLTAERRSARWKRLLPEALVLAVVPVVYVLMRVGLAGVSVAPAGEQHSLWKALMTFPSAFAVYLGKLFFSTEYNAYYVWPYVSHPFSVPGLIGLLLLAVGVAGVVYAWRSWPVIAFTVGMLLVSFVPLANLVRISAPSDMGFPIAERFLYMPSAFFALLLAVVLQDSLRKKSVTAVTAVAFAVLGLGYASFAYGAAGLWKSEIAVFENTLERHEEAPLLWTALGAAYRRDGRIDKAVAALRKAETLNERLQSADWVAIYNNLGTALASDDQLEEALAQFDKAAVLGKQVDRVQFNRGEALRLLGRSREALDAYDAAIAANLHYLQPRLRRAGLLITLGRGAEAVADLQHVLSQQPGHPDAAALLQKAQQAAPVTPTVGDERLRQANEFYRQGKHAEAEVLLRAVLTDQPGEAEAMVGLAHIEARRSKRGEAVSLLRRAVAARPDHAKAWLTLGALLGQVRDYVGSLDAYRHAAALLPDDPEAQVGLASSLFRAGDKQQAKHLLDEALKRFPQHPTVLLGLVSFHYESGEKDKARDMLELAAAVAPSHPQVQQFRKALASKP, via the coding sequence GTGCGAAATCGGGTTTTGTTTGCGGTGGTGATCGTGCTTGTCTCGGCCGCGGTTTACGTGCCGAGCTTGAGCGGCGAGTTCGTCTGGGACGACCGCGCTCTGATTACCGGCGACGAGCAAATTCAATCGCTTAGCAACCTGCCCGCCGCCTTTGCCCGCGACTTTTTCGCCGCCGGCGCCGACGACTTCAAGTACGGCTACTACCGCCCGGTCATCACCGTCAGCTACATGTTCGACTGGGCGCTGTGGGGCGAGAACCCGCTGGGTTACAGGTTGACCAACCTGTTCTGGCACTTGCTGGCCACGCTACTGCTGTTTTTGCTGATTCTCCGCCTCTTGCCGACATCGATCTGGCCTGCCGCCGCGGGGGCGGTGTTGTTCGGCCTGCACCCGATTCATACCGAGTCCGTCGCTTGGATTTCCGGGCGCACCGACGTGGTTTGCACCGCGTTGGCGCTGGGCAGTCTGTTGTGCTGGGCGATCTACCTAAACCGCAACGAGGCCTGGGTGCGTTTCGACCAGAAGCCCAAGAAGAAGAAAGAGAAACCGCCGCAGCATCGGCAGGGTCTTGGCTGGGCGGCGGCCGCGGCGGCGCTTTTTCTCGCGTCCCTGCTGGCCAAGGAAATGGGCGTGCTGGTGCTGCCCGCCGCTTGGGGCATGGCCTACCTGCTGACCGCAGAGCGGCGGTCCGCACGCTGGAAACGCCTACTGCCCGAAGCGCTGGTGTTGGCGGTGGTGCCGGTCGTCTACGTATTGATGCGCGTGGGGTTGGCCGGCGTCTCCGTGGCTCCGGCGGGTGAACAACATAGCTTGTGGAAGGCGTTGATGACCTTCCCGAGCGCCTTTGCGGTGTACCTGGGCAAGTTGTTTTTTTCCACCGAATACAACGCGTACTACGTCTGGCCGTATGTGTCGCACCCTTTTAGCGTCCCCGGCCTCATCGGGCTGCTCCTTCTGGCCGTCGGCGTGGCCGGCGTGGTCTACGCCTGGAGGAGCTGGCCGGTGATCGCCTTCACCGTCGGCATGCTGCTCGTCTCTTTCGTGCCTTTGGCCAACCTCGTGCGCATCAGCGCACCATCGGATATGGGCTTCCCGATCGCCGAACGCTTCTTGTACATGCCCTCGGCCTTTTTCGCCCTGCTGCTCGCGGTCGTGCTGCAAGACAGCCTGCGCAAAAAATCGGTGACGGCCGTGACCGCTGTGGCGTTTGCCGTGCTGGGGCTTGGGTACGCCTCGTTCGCCTACGGCGCCGCCGGATTGTGGAAAAGCGAAATCGCCGTCTTCGAAAACACCCTCGAACGTCACGAAGAAGCGCCGCTGTTATGGACCGCCTTGGGCGCGGCCTATCGCCGCGACGGCCGCATCGACAAAGCCGTCGCCGCCTTGCGAAAAGCCGAGACCCTCAACGAACGTCTGCAAAGCGCCGATTGGGTGGCGATTTACAACAACCTGGGCACCGCGCTGGCTTCCGACGACCAACTGGAAGAAGCGCTCGCGCAATTCGACAAGGCCGCCGTGCTGGGCAAGCAGGTCGACCGCGTGCAATTCAATCGCGGCGAAGCCCTGCGTCTACTGGGACGCAGCCGGGAAGCCCTCGACGCCTACGACGCGGCCATTGCGGCCAATCTCCACTACCTCCAGCCGCGCCTGCGACGCGCCGGTCTACTAATCACCCTGGGCCGCGGCGCCGAAGCCGTCGCCGACCTGCAACACGTGCTCTCGCAGCAACCCGGCCATCCGGATGCCGCCGCATTGCTGCAAAAAGCGCAACAAGCCGCCCCCGTCACGCCGACGGTCGGTGACGAGCGACTGCGCCAAGCCAACGAATTCTATCGGCAGGGGAAGCACGCGGAGGCCGAAGTGCTGCTCCGTGCGGTGCTGACCGATCAGCCCGGCGAGGCCGAGGCGATGGTCGGCCTGGCGCACATCGAAGCGCGGCGCAGCAAGCGGGGCGAAGCCGTTTCCTTGCTGCGGCGAGCGGTGGCGGCGCGACCCGATCACGCGAAAGCCTGGTTGACCCTGGGCGCCCTGCTCGGGCAAGTGCGCGACTACGTCGGCTCGCTCGACGCCTACCGCCACGCGGCCGCGTTGCTGCCCGACGACCCCGAGGCGCAGGTCGGCTTGGCTTCTTCTCTGTTCCGCGCCGGCGACAAACAACAGGCCAAGCACCTGCTCGACGAGGCCTTGAAACGCTTTCCGCAGCACCCGACGGTACTTCTCGGGCTGGTCAGTTTCCATTACGAGTCCGGGGAGAAGGATAAGGCGCGCGACATGCTTGAATTGGCCGCGGCTGTAGCTCCCTCTCACCCGCAAGTGCAACAGTTTCGCAAGGCGCTCGCGTCCAAACCGTGA
- a CDS encoding glycosyltransferase family 39 protein codes for MKPNRRYLWCLLAVAAVALYWLIDRFVLPFDEVRRYGRLTGHFDWARQMPPGEWAWYAALLLATGAALALLLAWPRRHSDTPPPANPWRIVLALALLATVAAGAVRVSVLDSAAITDDEAAHLFAARTLASGRLTAEPPPAPEHFEHIFLGVYRGRWFSQYLWGHALLLALGVLVGLPGLITALLAGVIVLGVFLLARELFDERTGLAAAFLAAFSPLIISTGATLASQTSATALVLLGLWLTLRATATGRFGHAFAAALCLGFAFWCRQQEPALLGLGAIILLVRRIVTGPGRARLLAGGALGSLLVVVPLVLIQWRLWDQPFWTNYQAYWWGYLKYPGVSPYGFGPAPWEGVHTPGGGLMATLINLTRLDMLLLGLPLTLVAAGVGLWRARRNRRAWAIFAGVPLTFGALFFYFWPGLADTGPHLYHAAGAVLLPFVAAGALALLDRFHRPLVALTVLALAALLTVWPSHLGALHRAARAADEIPRRIASAGIDNAVVFTDLYPWAGGNERSWRLGSPLPRPNLSDSVLYLRTRGGKRDRDVAREVFPRRRAFMLKVVDGQLALLALEDYTGKESLRRVARPRNLPPRRSGLQ; via the coding sequence GTGAAACCGAACCGCCGCTACCTCTGGTGCCTGCTCGCCGTCGCGGCCGTTGCCCTCTACTGGTTGATCGACCGCTTCGTGTTGCCCTTCGACGAAGTGCGCCGCTACGGTCGCCTGACCGGCCACTTCGATTGGGCGCGGCAGATGCCGCCGGGGGAGTGGGCGTGGTACGCGGCGCTGCTGCTGGCCACCGGCGCGGCCCTGGCGCTTTTGCTGGCTTGGCCCCGCCGTCACTCCGACACGCCGCCGCCCGCCAACCCGTGGCGCATCGTGCTCGCTTTGGCGCTGTTGGCGACCGTCGCGGCCGGTGCCGTCCGCGTGAGCGTGCTCGACTCCGCCGCGATCACCGACGACGAGGCCGCGCACCTGTTTGCGGCCCGCACCCTGGCCTCCGGGCGTCTCACCGCCGAGCCGCCGCCTGCGCCGGAGCACTTTGAGCACATCTTTCTGGGCGTCTATCGCGGACGTTGGTTCAGCCAATATCTCTGGGGTCACGCGCTGCTGCTGGCCTTGGGCGTACTGGTCGGCCTGCCGGGTTTGATCACGGCGTTGCTGGCGGGGGTGATCGTCCTGGGCGTGTTCCTGCTGGCGCGCGAGTTGTTTGACGAGCGCACGGGCTTGGCAGCCGCGTTTTTGGCGGCCTTCAGCCCGCTCATCATTTCGACGGGCGCGACGCTCGCTTCCCAAACGAGTGCGACGGCGCTGGTGCTACTGGGGCTTTGGTTAACGCTGCGCGCGACCGCGACGGGTCGCTTCGGCCACGCCTTTGCCGCGGCGTTATGCCTGGGGTTCGCGTTTTGGTGCCGGCAACAGGAACCGGCGCTGCTGGGTCTCGGCGCGATCATCCTGCTCGTGCGGCGGATCGTCACCGGACCCGGCCGGGCGCGGCTGCTGGCCGGGGGCGCGTTGGGGTCGCTGCTCGTCGTCGTGCCGCTGGTCCTTATCCAATGGCGGCTTTGGGACCAGCCCTTTTGGACGAACTACCAAGCCTATTGGTGGGGCTACCTGAAGTATCCGGGTGTCTCGCCCTACGGTTTCGGACCCGCCCCGTGGGAAGGCGTGCACACCCCTGGCGGCGGCTTGATGGCCACGCTGATTAATTTGACGCGGCTGGACATGCTTTTGCTCGGCCTACCCCTCACACTGGTCGCGGCGGGTGTCGGCTTATGGCGGGCGCGACGCAATCGGCGGGCGTGGGCGATTTTTGCCGGCGTGCCGCTGACCTTCGGCGCATTGTTCTTCTATTTCTGGCCGGGGCTGGCTGACACGGGCCCACACCTCTATCACGCCGCCGGGGCCGTACTGCTGCCCTTCGTTGCGGCCGGGGCGCTGGCTCTGCTCGATCGTTTCCACCGGCCGCTTGTCGCGCTGACCGTCCTCGCCCTGGCTGCGTTGCTGACCGTGTGGCCCTCGCACCTGGGCGCGCTGCATCGCGCCGCGCGCGCCGCCGATGAAATCCCGCGCCGGATTGCGTCGGCCGGAATCGACAACGCCGTCGTCTTTACCGATCTTTACCCCTGGGCGGGCGGAAACGAACGCTCGTGGCGTCTGGGCAGCCCCCTGCCTCGTCCGAATTTGAGCGATTCGGTGTTGTACCTGCGCACTCGCGGCGGCAAGCGCGACCGCGACGTCGCCCGCGAAGTTTTCCCCCGGCGGCGCGCTTTCATGCTCAAAGTCGTGGACGGGCAACTCGCGCTGCTCGCCCTGGAAGACTACACCGGCAAGGAAAGCCTGCGGCGTGTCGCCCGCCCGCGCAATTTGCCCCCGCGACGTTCCGGGTTACAATGA
- a CDS encoding M23 family metallopeptidase, producing MAHRRSKFFTLLVLDDRGRVRRWRLSRRTWQGMVLGAAAVAVLIVALLFVVVHDRFRLAGLDRELRGSQSEPEVVAAAPVSPPPSEELLAAARAQRASLEPAERFFVAVVGDAYDAPHRWPLRGWVTSEFGRRLNSDTDAVEMHQGIDIAAPIGSDVRAPAAGQVLIAEERAGFGLVVVLGHGRGWTTYFGHLDRSLVVPGQQVEAGEVIARSGNTGISRGPHLHYEVRRFGIPLDPRVSLPGYGQAPRAVDS from the coding sequence GTGGCGCACCGGCGCAGCAAATTTTTCACTTTGTTGGTGCTCGACGATCGAGGGCGCGTGAGGCGCTGGCGGCTGTCGCGGCGCACGTGGCAGGGCATGGTGCTGGGTGCGGCGGCCGTTGCCGTGCTGATCGTCGCCCTGCTGTTCGTTGTCGTACACGACCGCTTTCGCCTGGCTGGTCTCGATCGCGAATTGCGCGGTTCGCAATCCGAACCCGAGGTTGTGGCCGCCGCGCCGGTCTCGCCGCCGCCGAGCGAGGAACTGCTTGCCGCCGCCCGCGCGCAACGCGCGTCGTTGGAACCTGCCGAGCGTTTTTTCGTCGCGGTCGTCGGCGATGCTTACGACGCGCCGCACCGCTGGCCGTTGCGCGGGTGGGTCACCAGCGAGTTCGGCCGTCGCCTGAATTCCGATACCGACGCGGTTGAAATGCACCAGGGGATCGACATCGCCGCGCCGATCGGCAGCGACGTACGCGCCCCGGCGGCGGGTCAGGTATTGATCGCCGAAGAGCGGGCGGGATTCGGCCTGGTCGTCGTACTCGGTCACGGACGCGGGTGGACAACCTACTTCGGCCACTTGGATCGCAGCCTCGTCGTGCCCGGTCAGCAGGTCGAAGCGGGCGAAGTCATTGCGCGCTCGGGCAACACCGGCATCAGCCGCGGGCCGCATCTGCATTACGAAGTTCGCCGGTTCGGTATTCCGCTCGATCCGCGCGTCTCCTTGCCCGGTTACGGTCAAGCGCCGCGCGCTGTCGATTCATAA
- a CDS encoding SGNH/GDSL hydrolase family protein — protein sequence MRRPSYGRLALYSLIALLLVLLAVELVARRMVPHELAYVGDEKYWILAQHTNLYGQWDDAQLFRIENYTATARKKMWPQRVICLGSSSTYGAGLEKREEAFPGVLHEMFPDVEVINAGFGGYNSYQLAIYFEEVLVRLNPDVLVFYYGGNEGYGFTTKRFYPRAKEVVAKMRDRGITDRSSLEFAVLRGTANPIALALYHLLDGSKAFLWWRDRVVTAGVTTEMVYRPMVPNDPRLRMKPTTEQIFTQLAALTAKRKITLLLVPEISSTLDHAGPPVWSVMQTLCRQGKAQCVDPLVEQPRLDDTALFLDSSHLTVAGHRRLAEVIRPTLQAVLEAPDEPAAE from the coding sequence GTGCGACGTCCAAGTTACGGCAGGTTGGCCCTCTACTCGCTGATCGCGCTGCTGCTCGTGCTGCTGGCGGTCGAACTCGTGGCGCGGCGCATGGTGCCCCACGAACTGGCCTACGTCGGCGACGAGAAATATTGGATCCTCGCCCAACATACGAACCTGTACGGCCAGTGGGACGACGCGCAACTATTTCGCATCGAGAATTACACCGCCACGGCGCGTAAAAAAATGTGGCCGCAGCGCGTGATCTGCCTGGGCAGTTCGAGCACATACGGCGCGGGCCTCGAGAAGCGTGAAGAGGCCTTTCCGGGCGTGCTCCATGAGATGTTCCCCGACGTCGAAGTCATCAATGCCGGGTTTGGCGGGTACAACTCGTATCAGCTTGCCATTTACTTCGAGGAAGTGTTGGTGCGCCTGAATCCCGACGTGCTCGTGTTCTACTACGGCGGTAACGAAGGGTACGGCTTTACCACCAAGCGCTTCTACCCGCGGGCCAAAGAAGTCGTGGCCAAGATGCGTGACCGCGGCATTACCGATCGTTCCAGTTTGGAGTTCGCCGTCTTGCGCGGCACCGCCAACCCGATTGCGCTGGCGCTCTATCACCTGCTCGACGGCAGCAAGGCGTTCTTATGGTGGCGCGACCGCGTGGTCACCGCCGGCGTCACCACGGAAATGGTGTACCGGCCGATGGTGCCCAACGATCCGCGGCTGCGCATGAAGCCGACCACGGAACAAATCTTCACCCAATTGGCCGCGTTGACCGCCAAACGAAAGATAACCCTGCTCCTCGTGCCGGAAATTTCCTCGACCCTCGATCACGCCGGCCCACCTGTGTGGTCGGTCATGCAAACGCTTTGCCGCCAGGGAAAGGCTCAATGTGTCGACCCGCTGGTCGAGCAGCCGCGTCTGGACGACACCGCGCTGTTCCTCGATTCCAGCCATCTGACCGTGGCCGGGCACCGCCGCCTCGCCGAAGTGATCCGACCGACGTTACAGGCGGTCTTGGAAGCCCCCGACGAACCTGCGGCCGAGTGA
- a CDS encoding DUF1287 domain-containing protein, translating into MFSRRCAALLVALCFVSVSAIPAQDVAARTAAQKRFAQRLVAAAVDRTRHEITYDPAYVKIPYPGGDVPTDRGVCSDVVIRAYRKLGVDLQQKVHEDMRAAFAAYPKRWGLTRPDTNIDHRRVPNLAVFFARHGQSLPVSEKPEAYFPGDIVTWDLGGGVPHIGIVTDRRSRDGKRPLLVHNIGAGPKLEDVLGSWRRTGHYRYFGD; encoded by the coding sequence GTGTTTAGCCGTCGCTGCGCCGCGCTTCTTGTGGCGCTTTGCTTCGTGTCGGTGTCGGCAATCCCCGCCCAGGACGTCGCGGCGCGAACAGCGGCGCAAAAGCGATTCGCCCAACGCTTGGTTGCGGCGGCCGTGGATCGCACGCGGCATGAGATCACCTACGACCCCGCCTACGTGAAAATCCCTTACCCAGGCGGCGACGTGCCGACGGATCGCGGCGTGTGCAGCGACGTGGTCATCCGCGCCTACCGCAAGCTGGGCGTCGATCTGCAACAGAAAGTGCACGAAGATATGCGGGCCGCCTTTGCCGCGTATCCGAAACGGTGGGGGCTGACCCGGCCCGACACGAACATCGACCATCGCCGCGTACCGAATCTTGCGGTGTTCTTTGCCCGCCACGGACAAAGCCTGCCGGTGAGCGAAAAACCCGAAGCCTACTTTCCCGGCGATATCGTGACGTGGGACCTGGGCGGCGGCGTGCCGCATATCGGCATCGTCACCGACCGCCGCAGCCGCGACGGCAAGCGTCCGCTACTGGTGCACAACATCGGCGCGGGGCCGAAGCTGGAAGACGTTCTGGGATCGTGGCGTCGCACCGGCCACTATCGCTATTTCGGGGATTGA
- a CDS encoding DUF2914 domain-containing protein — translation MSVRTFVLCGLLVLAASIAWAQAEPNDDPTAGLTDWLSIPDFTVEVTLGVGATPNGGILGETGAFAKRVGTVYCRVDGIGLTEKEKLAVVWFREDEQRARQTVELTKNKPHALTSLNIPAVQAGSWRVEVVDANDEVLAVVPFVVGRSSVSDVPAPKSVDQKKD, via the coding sequence ATGTCGGTGCGTACGTTTGTGCTTTGCGGGCTGTTGGTTCTGGCCGCGTCCATTGCCTGGGCGCAGGCCGAGCCGAATGACGATCCAACCGCCGGCTTGACCGATTGGCTCTCCATCCCGGATTTCACCGTGGAGGTCACCTTAGGCGTCGGCGCGACGCCGAACGGCGGTATCTTGGGAGAAACCGGCGCTTTCGCCAAACGCGTGGGTACGGTGTACTGCCGCGTCGACGGCATCGGCCTGACCGAAAAGGAAAAGCTGGCAGTCGTTTGGTTCCGGGAGGACGAGCAGCGCGCGCGGCAGACCGTCGAATTGACCAAGAACAAACCCCATGCCCTGACCTCGCTGAACATCCCGGCGGTGCAGGCCGGATCTTGGCGCGTGGAAGTCGTCGATGCCAACGACGAAGTGCTGGCGGTCGTGCCCTTCGTTGTAGGACGGTCCTCGGTGTCGGACGTTCCGGCGCCCAAGAGTGTCGATCAAAAAAAGGATTAG
- a CDS encoding SAM-dependent chlorinase/fluorinase, which translates to MILTLTTDFGLADGYAGAMKGVILSRAPRANVVDISHEVPPHDVLHGAFVLFQAAPFFPPDTVHVAVIDPGVGTARRGIVVAHRRHFFVGPDNGVFSPFLDEQAVVYELADPDLWLPDPSATFHGRDLFAPAAAQLATGLPPAECGPRVDDPVRLPAWRLKREGDSFVTAVVHIDRFGNCITALPGARLAELGSGTIRVIPEGGPALALRRAYGEVEVGEPLALVGSSGLLEIAVRNGHAARVLELTRETVVRISVS; encoded by the coding sequence ATGATTCTGACGCTTACTACCGATTTTGGACTCGCCGACGGCTATGCCGGGGCGATGAAGGGCGTGATTCTCAGCCGCGCGCCACGCGCGAACGTGGTCGATATCAGCCACGAAGTTCCGCCGCACGACGTGCTGCACGGGGCGTTCGTGTTGTTCCAGGCTGCGCCGTTTTTTCCGCCCGATACCGTGCACGTGGCGGTGATTGACCCGGGCGTCGGCACCGCGCGGCGCGGCATTGTCGTGGCTCATCGCCGGCACTTTTTCGTCGGACCGGACAACGGTGTGTTTTCGCCTTTTCTGGACGAGCAGGCCGTCGTCTATGAGTTGGCCGATCCGGATTTATGGCTGCCGGATCCATCGGCGACCTTTCACGGTCGTGATTTATTCGCGCCGGCCGCCGCGCAACTGGCCACGGGTTTGCCTCCGGCCGAGTGCGGCCCGCGGGTGGATGATCCGGTGCGTCTGCCCGCTTGGCGACTCAAGCGCGAAGGCGACAGCTTCGTGACCGCCGTGGTGCACATCGACCGTTTCGGCAATTGCATCACCGCACTGCCGGGGGCGCGGTTGGCCGAACTGGGTTCGGGGACGATTCGCGTCATCCCGGAAGGCGGTCCGGCGTTGGCGCTGCGGCGCGCCTACGGCGAGGTGGAGGTTGGCGAACCGTTGGCGCTTGTGGGCTCGAGTGGCCTGCTGGAGATCGCGGTGCGCAACGGGCACGCGGCGCGGGTGTTGGAGCTAACGCGGGAAACCGTCGTGCGGATTTCGGTGTCGTAA
- a CDS encoding DUF4124 domain-containing protein: MRYTLKRTAFILCLWLLLLPTLALAQASAQKVVLYRWVDDAGVVHYTEGLESIPAAYRSIAVKGSFVPDAGSIVPAKASGRLEEVEETYTREGNFYHIKGKVRNGFSQEISQVKVKISFFDEEDRFLFAETTLVDPIVLAAGQIGQYHLMVNYNPKVDTYKTELIGRP; the protein is encoded by the coding sequence GTGAGGTATACCCTGAAACGAACGGCATTCATCCTTTGCTTGTGGCTGCTGTTGTTGCCGACGCTTGCTCTGGCGCAGGCATCGGCGCAAAAGGTGGTGCTGTATCGTTGGGTGGATGACGCGGGCGTGGTGCACTACACCGAAGGGCTGGAAAGCATCCCGGCCGCGTATCGCTCGATCGCGGTCAAGGGATCCTTCGTTCCCGATGCGGGATCGATTGTGCCGGCCAAGGCGTCGGGGCGGTTGGAAGAGGTGGAGGAAACCTACACGCGCGAAGGCAATTTCTATCACATCAAGGGCAAGGTGCGGAACGGGTTCTCGCAGGAAATATCACAAGTCAAAGTTAAGATATCGTTTTTTGACGAGGAAGATCGCTTCTTGTTTGCCGAGACAACCTTGGTCGATCCGATTGTATTGGCCGCGGGGCAGATCGGCCAATACCATTTGATGGTCAATTACAATCCCAAGGTCGACACCTACAAAACCGAGCTTATCGGCCGACCATGA